The region CAGCCAGAGTCTCTGCCAGTGATTGCTGCAATGCTTCCATTCCTTGTGACAGTGCATCCTCTGCCTGCTGGGAAGATTGCTGGAGGTTGGTCAATCCCAACATCTGCTGCTCGGTTAGCGGCTCCAGATGATTCACCAGGAGCTGAAATTTCATACCGCATTGAACAATCAGCTTACAGGACCAGCAAGCGAAACTGAACTAACAGAAAACTCTGAGATTTAATACTTCACTCACCTTTAAGAGCTCGGATGGACGGAAACCCCCAAGCCACAGGAAGCACCTTTCGGCAGGCGTCTTCCACATGCCTGACAGTATATGGAACACGTCAGCCTTGGCAGCGACACCTTTGACCTTAAATATTTCATCATAATGTGCCATTATCCCATCTACGATAAGGCGCAGGTCACTGTCACTTGCATGAGCATTAACTGCAGTCCTCAACTCATTGATTTGCTTGTTTTGGTCCTCAAGCCATCTAGTGTATTCCAGATCGAAAGTCATTGCTCCTGCAAAGATAAGTTTACTGTTCAGATGAACCTCTAACATAGATTGATAACACAATACAATTGAACATtatgtaacaaaaggatgatgctgCCAAAATGTATGGCATACACAGAAATTTGGAGAAGAAAATACCATTTCCACTCATGGCATGGGTTTGGTCTCCTGAGCTAGAAATGAAGATTCCCTGCAAATAAATATCCAGCACGAGCATTAGCAAAAGCATACTCTACTGCAACCAAGATATCACAACCAACATTCAGCCAATAAAGATCTACCTGCTGGCGAGCTTTCTGGAGCTCCTGCTCTAGTTGTGCAAGCTTCAGCTTGCTGCTTTCTAGCTGTTGCACATATGACTTCAAACAAACAGAAAAACATTATCAGTGATTCCGAACAAATGAACAATCCAGTATTCACTATTCAGTGGAAACGATAAATACTAAACATCACACGAAGGCTCGTGCATGGAGAATTCAGTTAGTTGATATAATTCAACTGCCTCTATGCACATATAACTAAGAATTTATTCAAGTCTTGTATACTGAAACACACGAAGAAAATTATGACCAAACAAATAAAACGGAGCCATTATGCATATAGAACTACAGTAAAGAAACATGCTGTTAAGTTCATCAACACAACTACAAACAGCTCTGTTTCAACACAACCGAAAAAGGCTCTTgccctgctttatatataaagcaacgaccATACAGGACCAACACGTACAACTCGAAACCACACACGAAACACACACCCAAGGCTGGATACATCAGGTAAGCGGACAGCCACACCACCCGAACCAACGCCAAGCCAACGCCAAATGTGCAATAAGAGCCCTGCTTGAGGTCATTGGAGATCTCCTCCAAGACGGCGTGGCGCCTTCCGGAAGGGAACAGCGCTGGAATGCCGCCACGGCCCAATCCAAAGGATCATGGTTTTCACCCGGAGCAATCTGAAGGAGGAGAGTAACCGCGATGGCGGCTTAAGGAGACGCCGCCCATGGACACCACCGNNNNNNNNNNNNNNNNNNNNNNNNNNNNNNNNNNNNNNNNNNNNNNNNNNNNNNNNNNNNNNNNNNNNNNNNNNNNNNNNNNNNNNNNNNNNNNNNNNNNNNNNNNNNNNNNNNNNNNNNNNNNNNNNNNNNNNNNNNNNNNNNNNNNNNNNNNNNNNNNNNNNNNNNNNNNNNNNNNNNNNNNNNNNNNNNNNNNNNNNNNNNNNNNNNNNNNNNNNNNNNNNNNNNNNNNNNNNNNNNNNNNNNNNNNNNNNNNNNNNNNNNNNNNNNNNNNNNNNNNNNNNNNNNNNNNNNNNNNNNNNNNNNNNNNNNNNNNNNNNNNNNNNNNNNNNNNNNNNNNNNNNNNNNNNNNNNNNNNNNNNNNNNNNNNNNNNNNNNNNNNNNNNNNNNNNNNNNNNNNNNNNNNNNNNNNNNNNNNNNNNNNNNNNNNNNNNNNNNNNNNNNNNNNNNNNNNNNNNNNNNNNNNNNNNNNNNNNNNNNNNNNNNNNNNNNNNNNNNNNNNNNNNNNNNNNNNNNNNNNNNNNNNNNNNNNNNNNNNNNNNNNNNNNNNNNNNNNNNNNNNNNNNNNNNNNNNNNACAGTGCTGATTGCCGAAACACCGGCCGCCAGTCCGCACCTGAGATGCGAGCCCCGTCCACGATCACCGCAACTCCCACCACCAAGGCCACCGCCCCGGGAACCCAGACCACCCCTCGACCGCCACCACGGCATAAGGACACCGACGGCCGGTGAAGTGCAAAAGGCCCCTCCTTCGACCCAAAAACAAACCCTCTGGCCGAAAGATGGCCAAACCAGTCAGCACCAGGCAGGGAAGGGTCGTCAACAGCCGCCGGCCTTGCCGCAGCCACCCCGCCGCTCCACCGGGGACACGACCCATCTGGCTACAGATCTTGGCATTGGCATGGCCAAGAGGCCCCTGCCTCCCTCCCCGGGTCGCCCCTGCCACCACCAGCCTGCCGTCAACAGCAGCCAACAAGGTTGCCACCGGCCGCCGCTCCAGCCGAACAAGCAGAGGAAGGAGAGGTTGCCACCACTGTCGCGCCGCCACTCCCACCAGCAGATAGCCACAGCAGGGGTGGACGCCCGCAACCCGCGCCGCCCACGGCCCGCACCACTTGAGGCCGGATCTGGACTCGTCAGTGCATCCCGCTGCCACCGCCAACTCAGGCCCCAAGGAGGCACCACCTCCGTGTCCCCCGTCACACCGCCACCCCGGCACCGGTGCCAACCCACACCGGCGTGCCGCCGTGCTGCCACACCAAACGCGAAGCGCCGCATCCAGGCTTGATGACCTGGCACGCGCTGAATCCTCCACGCAAGGAGACAAGAACTCCCCGCCACCGACGACGACGGGGCTTCACCCGGCCACGccctctggcggcggcgagggaggagggaaGGGCGGAAGGGGAGCCCCCGCAGCTGCGCTAGGGTTTGCCGAGGGGAGTTTCCTTTCCTTTTCCTGTTTCAACACAACTACAAACAACTATGCCCAGAACCTCTGAACTCCTTAATTCTTTAAGCAGAACTGCTGCCTTTCAAATTACAGATCTAGCTCGAATCAGGTTAAATTACTAAATTAGGTTGAGTAGAAAAAGAAAATTCTGAACATAAGAGAGCAATGAAAAAAGGGGCAAGATTTATAGCGATACCTTCTTCCTTAGTCGACTTTTCCTTGCAGCCTCACGATTTTGAGCAAGACGGCGCAGTGTCTATTATATGGCAAATATGACAAGAAATTAAAAACATAAAAAGGCAAGAAACAAAAAATATACAAGAAAAAAATACCTTTTGGTCCAAGGGCTTGTCAGACCTGTCAGACCTATCCGAAGAATTAGAAGCCATGATTGCCCCACCACTCTGTCCTTGTTCTAACTGCAAACAGTAGATAACTTGAGCATGTTTAGAGTATCAATGAGTAAGTTAAACAAAACTTATTAATTCCCTTTTTTGACCAAAACAAAATTGTATGCACAAGCTGGCATTCCATACCAGACAAGATTCCAGCTGCTCCGTCTGAAACCCAATGTTCAGATTAAACATTTCCATTCCAGTTGTACCGGTACCAGCCGACACAACCAGCACTACAACCCTCTGCGCTACTCTAGTTTTCTTATAAAGGCGTCAGCCGCACCGCATTTTGGTTTCGCTACTCTCTAGTTTCCTTATAAAGGCATCAACCGCACCGCATCTTGGTTTCCTCGGCGAGGTGGTACAATCCCACATGGTAGCGACAGCCAGGAGGAGGCAGGGAATGGGCCCATACTTCATTGCAGAGACTTGACTGTGGGCTTCTTGCTCTTACAATGGGTCCGCGTGCACTAGGTTGATACAAAGGCCAGGCCAAACACTAGTCCATTCGTCgccttttttttctctcttcctTTTATATTATGCGCATCATGTCTGTGTAGATGCATACGAATTATGAAAAGACAGAACGGAACACCGGAATGCTCCAGTACCGAACCATTCCATTCCAAGTACCAGAACAGAATTGACAGGTATAAAACAGACTAAGAACTGCACGCTTTAGTTGACAACTTTGGCATATTTGGAGTATCAGTTGGCAGCTGATCCACTCTGAAGCACCGATACGCACGGATTTGCCGTGTCGGCGTCCTGCACGCGGCAGATAAGCCGATAAGTGTATCCTGGAGGTGTCATGATTTTCAATTTAAAAAGAACGGAAAACAAATTCAATATGGGTGGCAACACGCTGTGGACACGACTTGATACGGCGAGGATGTTAAGCGCAGCCCCAAGCCCAATAGAAGCCCACGAGCCACGACTAACCCTAACATTTTCTCTCTCGCTCTCTGTTCTGCCGCACGAGGAAGCTTTGGATCGACGGCTACTGCAGGAGCCTGCCGCCGCCACCTGGAATTGCCTTGCCGGCCTGTCGATTCGCCTCGCCACCGACTTGAGCGAGGTAATTGAttattccgccgccgccgcctggaatCGCCTCGCCGACCTGTCGATTCATCTCGTCGACGCCTTGAGCGAGGTAATTGATTCCGCCACAGCCGCCGCCTGGAGTGGCTGGCTGGCTGCTTGCTGGCGCTTCTGTGTGTGCGCGCACGCTGGTGTATGCGTATGTGCTTGGTGCTTGGCTGCTTGCTAAGTTGCTATTGTGtgctgatgttgctgttttgctgctGCTGCTAGGGAGATGTCATCTGCGGGGAGTAGCATGGCAGCAAGCCAACTTCTTTACTGGTTTGGACTTTTCACACCTGTCTAACTTAAATTGACAAAGCCTAGTAATATTATATATGATGTATTTTGCATACACCATGTGGATTGAAGACATTGATGATCATTCAGGACTTGAAAAGAGGCATGGAGGCAACCAATGGGGCAGTATTGTGATCTCATCTCATGCATTCTATTATGTTTTGTCTCTATTACATGCCATTTTACTAATTATTTATATATATACTTGCCGTATTGCTGTTTCTAGAAATTGCCATGTCCTgtgttcccgtactcgtatctccgTATAGGTGACAGCATATCGGTGCTTCATAGCTGATCCATATGAGCAAGCGAAACAGCATGTGAATCGTACGGTAAAAATGGTTGGTTTTAACTAACAATTCATTACTGCTGTTATAAAACATGAAGATGCCCCCGGCAGTATATTTGCCAAGCTCTTATAGCTCCAGAATCCAGGTCCTGGTAATTATCAAATCCGACCACAGTAATGATATATAACTTAAGATTATCAACTCCGTTGTTAAGCTATACCAATTAATTCCAACCACAGCAGGATTCACAGTTCAAGTGCTAACATGGTATTAAGCATAACAATTATCTATTTTACCTCTAGAAAATGGTGCAGGTAAAGACATAGGTGCTTACATAGCTGAGTTCAACTTAAAGCCTCTTTAGATAAAAAGAGTGGGAAACAGTTAAAACCCAGAATTAAGAAGCATGATTACCCTATAAATCTTGCCGTCGTTGTCTACAACAGTTGAGTTGTCAGTCCTTGAGCTAGCATCTGCCATCACTCAGCGGACCACAATCACAAGGAGACAGCAAATCACTTTGCTCCCCCCTTCCTAACAGCAAAGTGGTGAGCCCAGCCCTATGCTGCGCGAGATCGATCGTTGCCAGAATCTGCTCATAACAATGGAAAAAAGTTAAGCAACTCTGACAGATTCACATAACTCAGAAACAGTAATGGCATACATGTAACGAAATACAGTACATGATTGTACTTATACTTGCCTCTGATCCAAGTCAGTAGCTGCTCACAACCGTATGGTCTGCAAAAAAGGGTGTCTTCCCTTAGTACACAAGTACGAAGACACTTCCACaaaaaaagtactccctctgtaaagaaatataagagcgttttaagtgatctaaacgttcttatatttctttacagagggagtacgaagaTACACAGCATGATGCAAATTACTATTAGCATGTCGGAACAAGGGTATGCACATTTATGAACTAGTGCCGATCTGAAACCCTACAGGCTGGTGGTCAATCTCCCTGAAGGGCCACAGAAGTAGGTTGCACAGTGAGTGCCTGTGCCACTGGAGTAAGCACACGAATCCAGCCATCGGGAAACCATCACGAAACAGGGCCGTTCTTCGCTCACTACTCAAGCCATGATCCAACGCATATACTGACAGTGACACGGTAGGTACAACAACAGCTATCCTGATCCGGAACAGCAGAACCAACCGAAACAAGCAGCAGGAACGGGGGGTGGATGGGGGAGACGAGCTCAGAGCGGGGGCGCATACGGGGCACGGTCGGCGCGGTCGTCCTGAGCGGAGCTCGCCGTGGCGCCGGCGGGCCGCGGCCATGGTAGGCGGTCAGCCCTCGGGCCCCCGCCCGGGATGGATTGGGGGAGCCTCAGAGCCCAGCACCGAATCCGGCGCGGCTTCCACCCGGAGGCCGTCGACTCCTCCTCCTCAGGGGAGCTCCGGCTCGCGGCGTCGGGGATTTGGTGGGGGGAGCGGTGGCGAATCGGGGAAGCTTCGAGAAGCTctttcgggtggtggtggtggtggtggtggagggctAGTGGGAGCCTGCTGGGAGGGAGGCCTGGGGGGGCAGGGGAAGGCGCCAAAGCGGCGGGGGGCGGCCTGGACCCGGCGCACGGGCCGGCGTGCGGCCGACGCGCGGGCCCCGCCGCCGCACCGGGGACGCGTGGGCGCGGCTCGCTGGACTGATTAGGCGCGGGTGGCGTCAGGGGCGTGGGGCCCGCGCGCCTCGCTTGCCTCACCAACTCCTCACTCCGTGACGACGCGGGTGGCGTCTTTGACTTGCCCACCGGAGAGCGCGCGGCCGGCGTTATCCGCTGCGCCGAGGCCGCTGCCAGCGTGCGGTCCAGGGCTCGATGGTGTGCACGTGATTTGCTACGGTGAAACGACGCTGCCACTGCCAGGcttggtttagtttagtttaacagCATTGTCCCAGGGGGTTCTTGGTGCCATCGTAATTTGCCGTGGATCGTTGTGTtgtggccttcgggtttcttgctttcTCTGAGGGGTGGCTTTCTTCCGTTTCTGATTAGTTTGTTCACCTGCTACAGCCCGACAATacatattttattttttcaaatgATAAGGGCCATGTGTGGCATGAAACACTTCGGGCCTTACGTTTTTTACAATTAAAGTTGCCAtccgaaaagaaaaaataaaacaaaagactgAAACTTGTCATCTGAAAAGAAAGTTGCCgtgttttttttgcgagaaaatttttgatctattcatcttcaatcatggcagtacaacgaataccagaaataataaaaattacacccagatccatagaccacctagcgacgactaccagcactgaagcgagccgaaggcgcgccgccgtcatcgcccctccatcgccggagtcgggcacaacttgttgtagtagacagtcggaaagtcgtcgtgctaaggccccgtaggaccagcgcaccagaacatcaaccgccgcagatgaagaataacgtagatcaaAAAGATCACGCGAAAGTAGacgaacaacaacaacgacgagatccgagcaaatccaccaaagatagatccgccggagacacacctccacacgcccaccaacggtgctagacgcgccgccggaacggggactaggcggggagacctttattccatcttcagggagccgccgccgtctcgtcttcctgagcaggacacaaaccctagcaaaactgaaagaaacgactaaaaacggagccctcccgccggcccttgccgagatccaccgcgcccccatggccctagggccatcgGAGAGGAGGCAgacctgcggcggcgacggcgggaggcggaaaccctaacttttttgtggaggaaggaggaggaggcggctagcCTTCCCTTCAAGGGAAGGAGAAAGTTGCCGTGCTTGATAACTAAAGTTTCCATCCTCGCGTCACCGAACTTGAAATAAAAAACATTTGGAATTGTCATGTGTTCGTGTCGCACGTGTGGTACTTACCAGGTTTTTTTAATTTCTTTTGCAGAGAGAGAGACAGGGGCGgcccttgttggaaatatgagcaaattactacgagatttaatttgaataaacagaagataaatcatgactacagtagcagagattgaactaatcatgcgagctagcatagtagatgaacagatcacatctagggcacatactagaaacatgaattctaccacgatctcgaacaggaaagatagaatcacatacagtgcagcgggagcagcaccgccggcgttgacgttgtcgcccatgtcgtcgaggatgaggttgcctaggtcggggaagaagtcgtcgttcacgaagtcgccgctgccagcagtcgcgcgagtgcgctctccaaaaacctgatcgcccctctcccgtacaggatcacgagaggcgggattCCGGAGGCCTGATGTCctttctcccggtgcacgccgaaaggagggatggagaagacctgcttggcggcgcaatggtctggaacggtggtgagaaaccatacgaagccgcTGCGGCTAGGCTAgatgtctgcctgactatatagtgtgggccgggtaggtcgtgggagtaaaccccacgtccgagtcgtcacgatccaaaagaatcagaaacggttcagttttaatgactcattaatttttttcccgagcagcaaaaatatagacaacgtatatagctctgtcctcggctcggctcaatcccgcagccCGTTACgtaatgtaatgcatcattccgtaactaactcattagctacattgcttgcaaggcttatagtgatgtgcattaccgagagggcccagagatacctctccgacaatcggagtgacaaaacctaatctcgaaatacgccaacccaacatctacctttggagacacctgtaatactcctttataatcacccagttacgttgtgacgtttggtagcacccaaagtgttcctccggtaaacgggagttgcataatctcatagttacaggaacatgtataagtcatgaagaaagcaatagcaatatactaaacgatcaagtgctaggctaacggaatgggtcatgtcaatcacatcatttttctaatgatgtgatcccattaatcaaatgacaactcatgtctatggctaggaaacttaaccatctttgattcacgagctagtcaagtagaggcatactagtgacactatgtttgtctatgtattcacacatgtattatgtttccggttaatacaattctagcatgaatgataaacatttatcatgaaataaggaaataaataataactttattattgcctctagggcatattttcttcaatatcaacctgccatgcagatcaggagagtattgcatcttcacggagtgggataattaaaataaggatactcccctctcagctgaccaacagcttgtctcccacttctacttcacaggatctccgatcacatatagtgggttaccactatggacaactcatgcggtgggtctcaaacccatctccatcaatgcattatctat is a window of Triticum dicoccoides isolate Atlit2015 ecotype Zavitan chromosome 2B, WEW_v2.0, whole genome shotgun sequence DNA encoding:
- the LOC119362328 gene encoding transcription factor TGA2.1, translated to MADASSRTDNSTVVDNDGKIYRLEQGQSGGAIMASNSSDRSDRSDKPLDQKTLRRLAQNREAARKSRLRKKSYVQQLESSKLKLAQLEQELQKARQQGIFISSSGDQTHAMSGNGAMTFDLEYTRWLEDQNKQINELRTAVNAHASDSDLRLIVDGIMAHYDEIFKVKGVAAKADVFHILSGMWKTPAERCFLWLGGFRPSELLKLLVNHLEPLTEQQMLGLTNLQQSSQQAEDALSQGMEALQQSLAETLAGSLGSSAGSSGNVANYMGQMAMAMGKLGTLENFLRQADNLRQQTLHQMQRILTIRQASRALLAIHDYFSRLRALSSLWLARPRE